The sequence below is a genomic window from Cryobacterium arcticum.
CATGCGGCCACACGTGCATCGACCGTCGGGATAACACCAGCATGCCCGGCACGGTTCCAGCAACCACACCAGCTCACCGTCGATGCCGTCCATTCGATCGTGCACGTGGGCGCCCTGGGTCGCCTTTGTTGCCACGAATACCCGCATGAGTAACTCCATCTCTCGGCACGAGGAGATGCCGCCACGGTAACTGCCACCCCCGACACCGCCCCCAGGCGAGCGCATCCGACGCGCGACCAACCGGCACGGTGAGTGTGCGGAGCGCGGGGTGTGCGGAGCGCGGGGTGTGCGGAGCGCGGGGTGTGCGGAGCGCGGGGTGGGCGCCGCTGCGCGGGTGGCGCGCCACCTGCGGTGCGGCACGCCACCCGCGCATCCGAATTTCGATGGCGCGTGGCACGCGCTGCGGCGGTCGGGACCGCACACGCGGCTGGCCGGCCGCATACGCGGCGGATGCGGCGGATGCGGCTAGTCGGGTCGTTGCGGGACACTTGGTCCGGGTGCTGCCAAGCTTGGGGCATGCGTCATCTGTTCCTCGACTTCTTCGGCACCCTCGTCAACTACGCGGACTCCCGCGCCGGGCAGGGCTACGCCGACACGCACGCCAGCATGCAGGCCATGGGCGCGCGCGGCACCGAGCAGGAGACCGCCAGCGCCTGGCTGGATGCCTTCCATCGGCTGAACACGGAGTCCGATGTGGACCACCGCGAGTTCACCATGGAAGAGCTGTCCCGGCGAGCGATCGTGCAGTTGCTCGGCCGCGAACCCGATACCGCGGAGATCGCCGACGGCGCCGAGAGCAACATGGCGGACTGGGAGCGCGGGGTGGTGCTCATTCCCGGCATGGCCGAGACGCTGAAGGAACTGGGCCAGACGTTCACCCTCACCATCGTGTCCAACACGCACAGCGCATCCGTCGTGCCCCGGCAACTCGCGGCCATGGGCGCCACCGACCACATCGCCCACATCGTGACGTCGCTCGAGGTGGGCTACCGCAAACCGCACACCGCGATCTACCAGGCAGCCCTCGACCGGGCGGAGGCCGACCCGGCCCGGGTGATCTTCGTCGGCGACACCTGGGACGCCGACTTCGACGGCCCCCGCGCGCACGGCATGGAGGCCGTGTTGGTCGCTTCCGCGCCGCGGGATGGCGTGCCGGAGACCCGCCGGGTCGCCTCCGTGCTCGACCTGCCCGACCTGCTCTCGTTCCGGTACCCGAGCACCCGCCCCGTCAGCACCCGCGGCGTCGCATAACTCCTGCTGGGGCTCGTCCTACGGCACCGGAGCGCGTGGAATCGGTATGCTCGGCGAATGGTTACAGAGGGGTACCGCATCCGCCGCACCGTCGCGAGCGATTGGCGCGAGGTGCGGGCACTCCGCCTGGAGATGCTGGCCGACACTCCGATCGCGTTCGGGGAGACCCTGCAGGACGCCCTGAGCCACGCCGAGAGCGAATGGCGGATGCGCGCAGCGCGCGGCACCGCCGAGCACGGAACCGTGCTGGTCGCGATCGACCCGGCCGGCAACTGGGTGGGCACCATGGGCGGCTACGTGCCGGATCCCGGCTCAGGTGCCCTGCTCGTGGGCGTGTACGTGTCGCCGGCGCACCGCGGCCGCGACGCCGGCGTCTTCGACAGCCTGCTGGGCGCGCTCGAGGAGTGGGCGCGCGGCGAGGGCGAGGTGCTGACCCTGCACGTGCACGAGGACAACGCCCGCGCCCGCGCCGCCTACCTGCGTCGCGGGTTCATCGAGACCGGGCACCGGGTGCAGTACGTGCTGGATGCCGCCTCGGAGGAGATCGAGATGGTCAAGCGGCTCTAGCGGCCGCCTCCGCCACCGCCACCACCGCCACCACCGGAGAAGCCGCCGCCGAAGGAGCCGCCGGAGAAGCTTCCGCCGCCGCTGCCCGACCAGGAGGTCGGCGGCGGTGTGGGCGTTTCGGTGGTGTGCACCGAATTGACGATGCCGTTCAGCGCCGACGCCAGGTAGATGCCGTTGAACGCGTTCTGCGACACGAACCAGCCCGGCGGGGTGGCGTCCTGCTCGTAGTAGACCGCCAGTTCGGCAGCCCACTCGCGTTCAACGCCCCAGAGCACCGCGTAGGGCAGCAGCTTCTCGTAGAGCTTCACGAGCTCCACGGTGTCGACACCGTCGGCGCTGCCGGCAGCCGCCGAGCCGTTCGAGGCGGTAGCGGTGGTGGCGGGAACCGCACTGGGCACGGTGACCCGCAACGCGCCATCCGGGCTCTGCAGCATGCGGAACCGGTCGGCCTCGGCCAGGTCGAGGTAGACCTTCATGCCGGTGAGGTAGTCGCGCTGCTCCACCCCGGCGGTGCTCAGCTGCACGGGCCGCTGGGCCGCGACGATAGCCACGATCGCCGCCGCAACGGCCAGAACCAGCACCGAGAACCACCAGCCGGCTGGCGGCTGGAGGATTCCTAGCGCTCCCAGGCTGAGCAGCGCGAAGGCGCCGAGACCGATGATCAGGCGCTTGCGGGCAGGTGACATGGCAGGCCGGGTGCGCCAGCCGCGGGCGATGTTACGGCGATTCGCATCGGCGGTCGCCGCGGTCAGAGCTCGCGCCAGGGGGTCGTTGGTGACGCCGAGCGCGCACACGGCCCCCTCGGTGAGGCCCGGGAAGAACGTGGCCAGCAGCGTCAACTCCTGGTCGTCGACACCGTCGGTGCGCAGCAGTTGCAGCGTGTAGTCGCCGCCCGAAGCGCTGACCGGGTAGTCCAGGATGCGCACCTTGCCGCGCACCGCCAGGCTCACGATCTCCGCGGCGACGCCCGAGCGGGTGCGGCCGATGAGGTCGGCCGCCTCGAGCAGGTTGTAGCCGGCGGGCACGCTGTACTGGGCGATGATGGTGCCGCGGCCGCGGGGCTCACGGGGGTACGCGAACACTCGGGCGAGGACGAAGACTCCGCCGAGCAGGGCCAGGCCGATCAGGCCGAACGGGATGCCGCTGGCGTCGATCGGAGCGCTGAACCCGGGCTGGTAGCCGGATCCCGACTGGTAATCGGCGGGCACCTGCACGAAGGTTCCGGCCGTGAATCCGATGGCCACGGTGAGATTCTCACCCGGGCCCAGGTCGGTGGCCTCAGCGGTGAACATCTGGCCGGCCGGGAGAGCGCCGGCGGGGTCGGTCGCGGCGGGGTCGGTCGCCGCCGGGTCTGCCGGAGCGGGGTCTACAGCGGCCGGGTCTGTGACCGTGGGATCAGCCGCGGACGGCTCAGCGGCGGCAGGGTCGCCGGCCGCGGTGGCCGGCGCATCCGGATCGTCCTCCTGCAGCATGGTGCAGTCGCCGCTCTCGCCCTGCGCACCGGTGTAGCAGGCGTTGTTGCCCGTGAGGAACCCCGCGATCGCCGGGGCCACGTGCACCCGGGCGGCGACGGAGCCGAACGGCTGGTCGAAGCCGGTGCCGTTGGTGTCCCAATAGAGCTCGTCGTCGTTCGTGTCGGCAAAGGCGCGCACGACGTTCTGCTGGGTGTAGCTGATGACATAGGTCTGGGTGCCGCGCACGAACTCGTCGGTGCCGAGGGCGAGCTCGGTGAATCCGCCGGTGTCCGTGGACTCGAAGTAGACCGGCGTTCCCTCGGCGTCGGTGACGGACTCGACCGTGGTGTTCAACGGCACGCCGTCGTAGTCGTTGGGGATGGCCCGGATGATGCCCCGGTTCTGGTCGAAGTCGGGGAACTCGGCGACGAAGGTCTCGACGGTGCGCAGCGTGGAGTGACCTGTCGTATCCCGGTCGAGGTAGTACTCCCCCGCATAAAGCGCGAAGCTGAAGTCCGACGTGTCCGCGGGCACGGCGGCACGCGCGCTTCCGGCCAGGCCGGACACCCCGCCCGGCACCGTCGAGGCCGACCGTCCGGCCGCGACGGGAGCCGGCGCAACGGCGGTCGCCGCCAGCGGCGCACCGAGTGTCAGCACGGCGGTCACGGCAAGGGAGGACAGGACCTTCAAAAGACGAGTCACGTCTCCGAGCCTAGCGACCCCCTTTGTCCGTTTATCCGTTTCACCGGCATCTGTGCTGGTCCACGGTGGTACGCCGTCGGCCTCACCGCTTCGCGCTCGACAGGGACTTGGTGCGTGCGTACACGGTGTTTCCGCGTCGTTCCACGACCTGCCCGGCGGGAAACCCGGCTGCCAGGCTGACGATCTGGAAGCTGAGCAGCGTCGCACTCACGATCATGGCTGGGTGCGTCGAGTCCCGTCCGGCCGCGTGCCACCGCGCCAGCACCGCATCGACAATTTCTTCCACCGTGAGACCAGCGATGTCGCGCACGACGGCAGTCGTCGTGTCAGCGTCCGAGCTCAGACCCCGGAACGTCCGGCCGCCCGGACACGCACCGTAAGGATTGCGCAACCCTGAGCGACAAGCGTCCACCATCCAGACAAGTTCTCCGTCCGCACAGCCCGCGTGATCGCTTGAGCGCGTCCCCTGGGTCGCCGACGTCGCCACCAATACCCTCATGATCTGCTCCGTTTTCTCGGCACGAGGGTGAGTGAGTAGGTGACGCCAAGCTACGCGACACCGCCGACATTCGGCGGGCCGGTCGCCCGAGTGGACGGCTAGAACCCCTCGGGGGCGTGCGGCCGGTACGGCGCGGCGAGCCGGGCCAGTTCCTCGTCGGTGAGGGTGAGGTCAACCGAGGCGACAGCATCCGTGAGGTGGTGGGCCTGCGTGGCGCCCACGATCGGCGAGGTCACGGCGGGCTGCTGACGCACCCACGCCAGGGCCACCTGCGCCCGCGGCACCCCGCGCTCAGCCGCGACCTGAGCCACGACCGCGGCGATCTCGCGGTCGTCCGACTCCTGCTGCTTGTAGAGGGTCTGGCCGAAGGTGTCGGTTTCGGAGCGGTTGGTGGACGCGTCCCACTCGCGAGTGAGCTTGCCGCGCGCCAACGGGCTCCAGGGCAACACCCCCACGCCCTGGTCGAGGCAGAACGGGTGCATCTCCCGCTCTTCCTCCCGGTTGATCAGGTTGTACTGGTCCTGCATCGACACGAAGCGGGTGAACCCGGCCAGGTCGGCGGTGTACTGCGCCTGCGCGAACTGCCACGCGTACATCGACGACGCTCCGATGTAGCGGGCCTTCCCGGCCTTGACCACGTCGTGCAGGGCCTCCATGGTTTCCAGGATGGGCGTGAGCGGGTCCCAGCGGTGGATCTGGTACAGGTCGACATGGTCGGTGCCGAGCCGGGTGAGGCTGTGGTCGATCTCGGCCAGGATGGCGCGGCGCGAGAGTCCGGCACCGTTCGGACCCGGCCGCATCCGCCCGTGCACCTTGGTGGCCAGCACGTAGTCGTCGCGGCTGCTGAAGTCCCGCAGCGCCCGGCCGAGGATCTCCTCGCTGCTGCCGTCGGAGTACACATTGGCAGTGTCGAAGGTGGTGATTCCGGCCTCCAACGCCTGCCGGATCAGCGGGCGGCTCTGTTCCTCGGGCAGGGTCCAGGCGTGATTGCCGCGCATCGGGTTGCCGAAGCTCATGCAGCCCAGCGTGATCGCCGACACTTCGAGACCGGTGGTGCCCAGACGGGTGTACTTCATGGGTTTCCTTTCGACGGCGGCGGCCGATCGGCCTAGAGGCCGGCGCCTCTGCCGGTGTTGCGGATCTTAGTGCCCTGGGCGGCTTCGAGTTGGGTGCGAGCGTCGCGTTCGGCCCGCTCCTGTTCGGTCAGGTGGGCCGACCGCGAGCGGCGCGACGTCACGTACAGGAACACCGAAACGGCGATCGCTCCCAGCACCAGCGCGGTGCCGAGGATAAGGGTGAAGGTGTCGGACACGAGTCCTCCAAACGTTGCGAACCGGCCGTCGGATGGGTCACACGGGGCGGCCGACCCTTCCATCGTGTCTACCGCTTACGCGCGGTGCAGTCAATTACGCGCACCCTGTTGCTCTCGCGCTACGATCGGCCGCATGGTTGATCGCTACGGTTCGGTTCAACAGTTCCTCGCTGCTCAGCCCGCGGCCCGACTCCCCGTGATCGAGGCGCTGCGGTCGCTCGTGCATGAAGCGAACCCGACCGCGCAGGAACACATCAAGTGGAACTCCCCCAGCTACGTCATCGACGGTGTCGACCAGGCCACGATCAGCGCTCAGGGCAAGGACGGTGTGCGCCTGGTGCTGCACAGGGGCGCGACGACCGCCGAGAACACGGATGCCGCATCCGCCTTCACCGGCGACCCGCAGGGCCTGCTCACCTGGCACTCCGACATCCGGGCGAGCCTGCTCGTGACGGATCTGGCCGACCTCACGGCGAAACGCGCCGCGGCCGTGGAGGTGGTGCGGGCCTGGCTCGGCCAAGGTGACTAGGTCGCACGGAAAAAAGGATTTCGGAAGCTTATGCGGATGTTGTGGCGCAAAGCGTCCTCATAACCTCACCATTGCCTATCTATCTGCGGATGCGTCTGCGTCTGTGCCCAGCCGCCCGCCCGCCCGCACCCGCACGGTGCGCCAGGTGTCGAGGGCGATGATGCCGCCGAGGATCGCGAGCGCGAGGGCGATGGAAGCCAGCGCATCAGTTGGCCAGTGATAACCGAGGTAGACCCTGCTGATGGCGGCCAGGCCCACGGCGATCACGAGCAGCACTCCCACGACGATGACCGCTCGTCGGCTCGCTGCGCGCCGGGAGTAGATGAGGTACGTGAGCAGCAGCAGGAAATTCGTGGCACCCGACACATGCCCGGACGGGAATGAGTAGGTGGTGTCCACGCCGAAGAGCATGAGCTCCACCGGCGGGCGGTGCCGCTCGACGAGCCGGGTGATCACCTGCACGAGGACCAGGCCGGTGAGTGTGCCCAGGGCCAGCAGCACCGGCCGCCACAGGTGCTTGGCGAGCACGCCCCACACCACGATCGTGCCGAAGATGATCACCGGCAGCGCCACCGGTCCGAACCCGATGGCCAGGCCGATCATGATCGCGGTCATGGCCCCGGTGCGGGTCTGCATGAGCCATTCGTTCATCGGGATGTCGATGCCGGCCACGTCATCGCGCTGCACGATGTCGGCGAGGATGATCAGGAACCCCGCCACCCCGATGACCACGAGGGCCGCCGACAGCAGGTAGAGCCGGGTGCGTTCGTCGGCCGTGCGCCACCGGTCCTCCACAATGAACTTGTCGTGCAACGCCCGAAGGCGCTCCCGCTTGCCGAGGGACGATTCGCTCACAGGGCTGAGCCGAACGAGATACGGATGCGTCGGTGCATGTGGAGCCTTTCAGGTGCGGGTGCCGGCCGCCGTTCGGTCGTGGTGCGGATCGTGGTTGGCCGGAGACCGACGTTACACAGCGGCAAAGGTGAAATCCACTCGACTCGCCCAGGAGCGGTGGTGCCAAGATGAGGGCATGACAACGGATCGTTCCGATGCTCCTCACGCACTGTCCCCCGGTCCGGCCCCGCGCCCCGGCACCGACTCTCGCTGCTCCATCGCCCGCACCATGCAGGTGCTCGGAGACAAGTGGACCGTGCTGATCGTGCGGGAAGCGTTTCGCGGCCACACCCGGTTCAGCGACTTCCGCCGGATCCTCGGCATCCCCACCGACATCCTCACCTCACGGCTGTGCGGCCTCGTGGATGCGGGTGTGCTTGAGCGGCGCGGCTACCGGGAGCCCGGCGCCCGGGAACGCTTCGACTACCACCTGACCTCGGCCGGCGACGCGCTGCTGCCCGTGCTCGGTGCGCTCGCCCAGTGGGGCAATGTCTACCGGCCCTCGGGGCACGGCCCGAGCCGCCTGTATCAGCACGCCGACACCGGCGAGGCGGCCTCGATCGCCTTCGTCACCGCTGCGGGCAGGGTGATTGCGCCGGAGGACATCGCCATTGTGCCAGGCCCGGGCGAGAACGACCCTGAGATCTTCGCCATCCGCCCCGTCGGCGGGCCGCACTGACCTGGGCGTCTGCGCCGAGACATGCGGCCGGCTGCCTTCGCCCTGGACCGTCCGGGTACCCCGAGTGAGGTTGCGGCACCATGAAACGATCTACTCCGAGGTTCCTTGTCTTCCTCGCTGTGCTCGTGATCTCGAGCTGCGTCCTCATTCTGACGCTTCCGGCCAGCCTCGGGGCTGGCGCCTCGATTCGAGCGTGGATTCCGATCACGGTGGGTGCGCTCGCTGCCGTGAGCGCCGTGATGGCCTGGTTGGTTCGGCCGAAGTGGAACGCCGGTTGATCACGGCCGTCCCATCCCGATTCGGCTCAGTGGCTCTTCCTGGCCCGAAACAGCCGGATGCACAGAATCCTCTTGTCGTCGCTATCGCGCCCACCCGGAGGACGGAACGGCCGACCCGTCACGGGGATGGTGGCGCCGGTGGTTGCTTCCGAGGCTGGTGGACCTCTATGTCTCGCTCGGACAGCTCCACGTGAAGCGGCTCTGCTCCACGCAGACCCAGATTGACGAGAAAGGCGTGAACCTCATGCGGCCCGGGATGCGCATCGCGCCATTGGCCCGAATCGACAACAACCCGCACCCGTGCGTACTCGCCCGGGTCCAGGGGCAGTGCAGGGTTCTGTCCGGCGACGTACGCGAAATTGACTCCAGGGGCAGGCTCACCCGGTCGGCCGAGCGCCGCGAACACCATGAACGAGTCCCCCTGGGGATACCAGCGTTCTGCTCCAGCGTTGACGATATCGATCGCCAGCAGGTCCAGATCGGGTGCCGTGCGAGTGGCAGCCGTCCACCGGAGGGTGAGCCGGCCAGCCCGGTCCTTCCTGCTGGGCCGGCGACGTTGTGAAGTGGAATGCAGCTCGAGAAGACGCGGTGCGCCCTCACTCTGCGCGCGCCTGATGAGGCCAATCCGCCACCACTGACCATCGGCATCCGTTGGCGCGCCGACCATCTCGGCCGCACCGTCCCGTGTGGTGAGCACACGCCACCCCTGGCGAGGAGTGTCCGCCGGCATCTCCCCGGTGAGGTCCGCCTGCAGCTCAGCGAGCATCACGTCGAGCTCAACCCCGTCCTGTCCGAGCACGCTGGCCTCGACCGCGATCGTTCCAAGTTCTGGTCTCTCGTCCATACCCACATGGTCACACACGGGCCTGGACTCCGACGTTCTGCACCTGAACTCGCTACGGAACGGTTGACTTCCGCAGGTCCTCGCGCACGGCGCTGTCCCCACCTAGTCTGGGTCAATGTCACTCCCGAGCAGCGAGCAGCCTTCAGCGGGGAGTACCGGGAGTCACCACGTCGCGTCCTGCGACTCCACCGATCACATGCGTCTCGGCGCCTCGTACGAATCACTCATACGAAGCGAAGCACAAGCGGTCGACGCAGAAGACATCTCGCCGCCCAGAGATTCCGACGAAACGGATGTCTGGCTCACCGAATGGCAGGTCGCCGAGGACGGCTTCAAGGTCGAACTCGATCAGCGGGTCGACTGGGCCCTAGTGCCGATGGATCAGGACTGGCTGGCCCGACTGTTCGCCGGCCGCCGAACCGTTCCGCTACAGCGAGACACCTACGCCGAGGCGACGCGGGACCTCGGCGCCTCGGACTGGACCTACCTTTCCGGTCGCGTGGCTCGGATTGACCAGATCTCGGTGCGGTACCAACTGTCGGACGACCCAGCGGAACACGGACTGGTGCCCGAGCCCGGCGGTGCCATGCAGCACACGGTGCCGAGTCTGCACAAGCCACGCGCACATCATGGTCGGATTGTCGGCTGGATAGTCCGAGTCCGGGGATAGTGTTCTGTGGCGCCCGCCGCAGCCCCGTCCCGGGCAGAACGGGTCCTACTCGGCGGCGAGGCGAACGGTGCTTGTGCCGGAGTTCTCGTGGGTCGCTGCCCACGCGCCGAGCAGTTGGAGTGCAGCGGCGGAGCTGGAGCCCGGTTCGGCACCGTAGATGAGCAGGGAGAGTCCGGGATCTGCGACCAGCTCTGCGGCTTCGTAGACCAGATGGAGATCACCCACGACGGGATGCCGGAAGTGTTTTGTGCCCGTCCCGTGATCACGGACGTTGTGGGCGCCCCACCGTCTGCGGAAGTCCTCACTGCGGGTGGTTAGTTCATCGATCAGGTCGTGCAGGTCCTTGTCGTGGGGGTCCCGTCCTGCCTCCATGCGCAAGATCCCGACTGTGATGTCGGCTGCGAGATCCCAGTTCGGGTGGAAAGGCTCCGAATGCTTCCGGTCGAGGATGGTGAACCGGGCCAGGTTGGGCTGTGCGCCCTGGCCGGCGTACATATCGGCATAGAGAGCGCGCCACAGCTGGTTGCCGGCGAGAACATCCATCCGCCCATTGCGGACAAACGCCGGCCCGGTCGTGATCGTGTCGAGGACGAACTGGAGGCTGGGACGCACGGTCAAGACGCCGCCCGGTCGCCGGCGCGGCCGAGGGGACACCGAGTCGAAGGTGCGGGCGAGGTCGAACAGGTGCGCGCGCTCGGCGTCGTCCAGCAGGAGCGCGCGGGCGACGGCGTTGACAACGGTCTCGGACACTGCACCGACGTCTCCGCGTTCCATGCGGGTGTAGTACTCGACGCTGACGCCGGCGAGTTGTGCGACCTCTCCGCGCCGCAGCCCGGGAACCCGCCGATTCGTGCCGGGATGCAGGCCGACCTGCTCAGGTTGGACCTTGGCGCGACGCGACGTGAGGAAGTCCTGCAGCTGCATCTTGCTCTCCATATCCTCGAGGGTAGTCACGATCGCCGGGCACGGTCGTTGGCCGGATCAGTACCAGAACGGCGCCTGGGTCACGTACGGTGCCTCCAGCATGCGCATCTCCTCGGCGGTGAGTTGCAGCTCGACGGCCGCCGCCGCGTCAGCGAGGTGGTGTGGTTTGGTGGCACCGACGATCGGCGCACTGACGACGGCTTTGCTGAGCACCCAGGCCAGGGCGATCTGGGCCATCGGCACGCCGCGGTCGGCCGCGAGCCGCTCGACGGCATCGATCACCGGCCCGTCGAAGTCCGTGTCGAACGCCTTCGCCACGGTGTCGACGGCCGACCGTTCGGTGACGGCGTCGCGGGGCCGGGTCAGCCGGCCCTTCCCCTGCGGCGAATACGGGACGGCGCCGACACCCATGTCGGCACACATCGGCAGCATCTCGCGTTCTTCCTCGCGCTTGATCAGGTTGTATTGATCCTGCATCGACACGAAGCTCGTCCAGCCGTGCTGCGCGGCGGCCGACTGGAGTTTCGCGAACTGCCAGGCGTACATCGACGATGCACCGAGGTAGCGCACCTTCCCCGCCCGGACGATGTCGTGCAGAGCTTCCATCGTCTCTTCCACCGGGACGTCACCGTCGAAACGGTGAATCTGATAGAGGTCGATGTAGTCGGTGCCGAGGCGGCTGAGCGAAGCGTCGACCTGCTCGAGAATGGCTGCCCGCGAGAGACCCGAACCTCCGGGACCGGCGTGCATCGTCCCGCTGACCTTGGTGGCGAGAACGATCTCCTCCCGGCGGGCGTAGCGCCGTATGGCGCGCCCGACGTATTCCTCGGACGAGCCGCTCTGATAGACGTTCGCGGTGTCCCACAGGGTGACGCCGAGTTCGACGGCCTGCCGGAAGAACGGGGCGGCGGCATCCTCATCGAGGGTCCAGCTGTGCAATCCGGACTGTGGATCGCCATAGCTCATGCAACCAAGCCCGATCCGGCTCACCGTGAGTCCGCTTCGGCCTAGACGGGTGTATTGCATGGCTCCTCCTGTTGTCGAGCGGTTGTTATATCGGCTGCGAGCGACGGTACGCGACTGGCGAAAAACGAGGGAGTCCCTGACGGGGAACGGCTCGCACCGAACCGAACGACGCCGGTCGAAGACGGGCCACAGTGTCACGGACGGATGATTCGAGGGTTCTCAGACACGCCGGCTCGCGCGGTACTTCCGTGGCCGGGGCGCCGGCAGTACCGTGTGCGGCGAGGGGCGGATGCGCGCCTCGCTTTGAGAAAGGAGCCTCCAGTGAGCACCACCCACGTTCGTCAGGGCGGCTACCTCCCGCCCAGCCCGTTCCTGCAGCACGTCGTCAACCCCGTCGCGCGCACCCTCGGCGCCCCCACGCTCATCGTGCGCGGCCGCACCAGTGGACGCGAGATCGGCACCCCCGTCGCCCCGTTCGACATGGAGGGCGACCGCTATGTGATCGCCGGCCGCGGGGAAACCCAGTGGGTCCGCAACCTCCGCGTCGCCGGACGGTGCGAGCTGCGCATCCACTGGCGTCGGCACCCCTACCGTGCCACCGAGCTACGCGGCGACGAACATGCCCGGATCGCGGCTGCGTACCTCAAGAGGCTCGGCCGGCGGGCCGACGCGTTCCTCGCCGAGCTGCCGGATGTGGCGGACCATCCGATCTTCCGGCTCGACCCGTGCGCCCTGGTCTTCGCACCGGCCGAGCACTGAGCCCGCCGCCGGCTCAGCCGACGAGCAGGCCCACCATCCGCAGCCACGCGGCGAGGTTCGGCTCGTCGACGACGGGAGCACGCAGCGCCACGTACCCGTCGGGTCTCACGACGAGCATGCCGGTGCCCGGCCGGTCGGCGAGCCGATAGGCGTGCGTCAGCGCTCCGAGCAGCCGCTCCGGCACCGGGCGGGCATCCGCCTGCAGCAGGATATGCACCCCCGGCCCCGCAAGCAGTTCGTGCAACCGCACCCGGCGGCCCTCGCAGCGCACCAGGGTGTCGGCCACGCGGGACCCGGGCCGCAGCCCGCGCCGGGCCAGGCCGCCACGCACCGGCGTGAGTGAAGCGTGCACCTCCACCGACAGCGGACTGTGCCGGTACCGCAGCCGGAACTGGGCCAGCGTGCGCACCCCCGCAGCCGTGAGACGGCGGCCGCGAAGCAGCCAGGGCACCAGCGGCGCGGCCAGCGGTACGAGCACGCCGCGGGCCAGTTGGGCCACCGGATTGAGGCTCGCCTCGGCCCAGTAGATGGCGTGCGTCAGGCGCAGCACGGCGGCATCCGCGCGGCGGCGCTCCGCGGCGTACGAATCCAGCAGCGCCGATCCGGGCAGGGCGGCCAGTGACCCGGCGGGGCCGGCGGCCGCCGCGAAGGCCAGTTTCCAGCCGAGGTTGACGGCGTCATGGATGCCCGCATTCATGCCCTGCGCTCCCGCCGGCGAGTGCGCGTGGGCGGCGTCGCCGGCCAGGAACAGGGGCCCGCGGCTGAACCGGCTGGCGAGGCGGTGTTGCAGCCGCACCTGGGCCGACCAGGCCACGGACGCGATCCGGGCCGGCAGCCCGGCCTCGTCGAGCAGGCTCTGCAGGGCCGTGGCCGGCACGGTCGGTCCCGGCTGACCGAACGGCTGCCGGTCGGCGCCGGCTGGGCGGGTGGCGAGCATGCGCCAGCCGGCCCGCTCCCCGATGTTGAACAGGAAGACCAGCCCGCGCCGCCCCACGACCACCTGCGCCACCCCCGGCTCGAGCACCGTGGATGCTCCCAGCTCCAGGTCGGCCAGCACCACCTCCTGGGCGTAGTCACCGCCCAGCCAACCGCCCACCGACCGGCGCACCAGACTGGCCGGTCCGTCGCAGCCGGCCAGATACCGGCAGCGCACCTCCTGCTCGGGCCGGTCGTCCCCGCGCAGCACCGCCCGCGCACCGCCGCCGCCCAGCCGGGCCACCCGCACCACCTCGGTGCCGCGCTCCACCAGCACGCCCCGCTCGGCGAGCGCCGCGGCCAGCACCGCCTCCACATCCGCCTGCCGGATCAGCAGCAGGTGCGGGAAGGCCGTGCCCGGCAGATCGAACCGGTCCGCAGACACCGCGACCTCGCGCGAGCCCAGGT
It includes:
- a CDS encoding GNAT family N-acetyltransferase, producing the protein MVTEGYRIRRTVASDWREVRALRLEMLADTPIAFGETLQDALSHAESEWRMRAARGTAEHGTVLVAIDPAGNWVGTMGGYVPDPGSGALLVGVYVSPAHRGRDAGVFDSLLGALEEWARGEGEVLTLHVHEDNARARAAYLRRGFIETGHRVQYVLDAASEEIEMVKRL
- a CDS encoding DUF7715 family protein: MRVLVATSATQGTRSSDHAGCADGELVWMVDACRSGLRNPYGACPGGRTFRGLSSDADTTTAVVRDIAGLTVEEIVDAVLARWHAAGRDSTHPAMIVSATLLSFQIVSLAAGFPAGQVVERRGNTVYARTKSLSSAKR
- a CDS encoding HAD family hydrolase encodes the protein MRHLFLDFFGTLVNYADSRAGQGYADTHASMQAMGARGTEQETASAWLDAFHRLNTESDVDHREFTMEELSRRAIVQLLGREPDTAEIADGAESNMADWERGVVLIPGMAETLKELGQTFTLTIVSNTHSASVVPRQLAAMGATDHIAHIVTSLEVGYRKPHTAIYQAALDRAEADPARVIFVGDTWDADFDGPRAHGMEAVLVASAPRDGVPETRRVASVLDLPDLLSFRYPSTRPVSTRGVA
- a CDS encoding aldo/keto reductase; this encodes MKYTRLGTTGLEVSAITLGCMSFGNPMRGNHAWTLPEEQSRPLIRQALEAGITTFDTANVYSDGSSEEILGRALRDFSSRDDYVLATKVHGRMRPGPNGAGLSRRAILAEIDHSLTRLGTDHVDLYQIHRWDPLTPILETMEALHDVVKAGKARYIGASSMYAWQFAQAQYTADLAGFTRFVSMQDQYNLINREEEREMHPFCLDQGVGVLPWSPLARGKLTREWDASTNRSETDTFGQTLYKQQESDDREIAAVVAQVAAERGVPRAQVALAWVRQQPAVTSPIVGATQAHHLTDAVASVDLTLTDEELARLAAPYRPHAPEGF
- a CDS encoding DUF2207 family protein, with amino-acid sequence MTRLLKVLSSLAVTAVLTLGAPLAATAVAPAPVAAGRSASTVPGGVSGLAGSARAAVPADTSDFSFALYAGEYYLDRDTTGHSTLRTVETFVAEFPDFDQNRGIIRAIPNDYDGVPLNTTVESVTDAEGTPVYFESTDTGGFTELALGTDEFVRGTQTYVISYTQQNVVRAFADTNDDELYWDTNGTGFDQPFGSVAARVHVAPAIAGFLTGNNACYTGAQGESGDCTMLQEDDPDAPATAAGDPAAAEPSAADPTVTDPAAVDPAPADPAATDPAATDPAGALPAGQMFTAEATDLGPGENLTVAIGFTAGTFVQVPADYQSGSGYQPGFSAPIDASGIPFGLIGLALLGGVFVLARVFAYPREPRGRGTIIAQYSVPAGYNLLEAADLIGRTRSGVAAEIVSLAVRGKVRILDYPVSASGGDYTLQLLRTDGVDDQELTLLATFFPGLTEGAVCALGVTNDPLARALTAATADANRRNIARGWRTRPAMSPARKRLIIGLGAFALLSLGALGILQPPAGWWFSVLVLAVAAAIVAIVAAQRPVQLSTAGVEQRDYLTGMKVYLDLAEADRFRMLQSPDGALRVTVPSAVPATTATASNGSAAAGSADGVDTVELVKLYEKLLPYAVLWGVEREWAAELAVYYEQDATPPGWFVSQNAFNGIYLASALNGIVNSVHTTETPTPPPTSWSGSGGGSFSGGSFGGGFSGGGGGGGGGGGR
- a CDS encoding DUF7715 family protein; this translates as MRVFVATKATQGAHVHDRMDGIDGELVWLLEPCRACWCYPDGRCTCGRMFSGLSSLRETSTAVVSEVPGLTREDLERAMRGFVRARRDLFC
- a CDS encoding DUF1801 domain-containing protein; translated protein: MVDRYGSVQQFLAAQPAARLPVIEALRSLVHEANPTAQEHIKWNSPSYVIDGVDQATISAQGKDGVRLVLHRGATTAENTDAASAFTGDPQGLLTWHSDIRASLLVTDLADLTAKRAAAVEVVRAWLGQGD